A window of the Helianthus annuus cultivar XRQ/B chromosome 4, HanXRQr2.0-SUNRISE, whole genome shotgun sequence genome harbors these coding sequences:
- the LOC110933790 gene encoding uncharacterized protein LOC110933790, producing the protein MSASVAELIDGNGQWKWPIAWYDLYPVLIDLEVPQLSHDMPDRTVWKDLEGKCCWFRSLEVWNVLRVRASLVPWVNGVWFAQCIPRHSFHLWLVIKNKLKTQDRLAVWEVGSATNMNLMCCPLCRNDRDSRDHLFFQCSFSATVWQQIKPMGFLDQVNDTWQSIMDWMLLHASSKKAEHVVSKLVIAATTYFIWLERNNCLFSNDRAKVASVVGRIKGTVRLRLMGFDFKGDAKVDRMLRNWEIAASEQEEDPG; encoded by the coding sequence ATGTCAGCTTCTGTAGCGGAGCTGATTGATGGTAATGGGCAATGGAAATGGCCGATAGCGTGGTATGATCTTTATCCGGTTTTAATCGATTTGGAGGTTCCCCAATTAAGCCATGATATGCCTGATCGTACAGTTTGGAAGGATTTGGAGGGTAAGTGTTGTTGGTTTCGGTCATTGGAGGTTTGGAATGTGCTAAGAGTTCGTGCGAGTCTTGTGCCGTGGGTTAATGGAGTTTGGTTTGCTCAATGCATCCCAAGACACTCGTTCCACCTATGGTTGGTTATAAAAAATAAGCTTAAAACTCAAGACAGGTTGGCTGTATGGGAAGTAGGAAGTGCAACGAATATGAACCTCATGTGTTGCCCCTTGTGCAGAAATGATCGTGATTCTAGAGACCACTTGTTTTTTCAGTGTTCGTTCTCGGCTACGGTTTGGCAGCAGATTAAACCGATGGGGTTCTTGGATCAGGTTAATGATACTTGGCAATCCATTATGGATTGGATGTTGCTTCATGCCTCGTCGAAGAAGGCGGAGCATGTTGTTAGCAAGTTGGTCATTGCGGCGACCACTTATTTTATATGGCTTGAGAGGAACAATTGTTTGTTTTCAAATGATCGGGCTAAAGTTGCATCTGTGGTTGGGAGGATCAAGGGGACAGTCAGGCTTCGACTTATGGGGTTTGACTTCAAAGGTGATGCCAAAGTTGACAGGATGTTAAGGAATTGGGAGATCGCTGCAAGTGAACAGGAGGAAGACCCGGGTTAG